A region from the Populus trichocarpa isolate Nisqually-1 chromosome 18, P.trichocarpa_v4.1, whole genome shotgun sequence genome encodes:
- the LOC18107681 gene encoding pentatricopeptide repeat-containing protein At2g03880, mitochondrial: protein MHLTAAKNILCNKAIYDSLVFKFMECDFITLKMRSPSLNYRFCPRHTSSMKLPNKPRSSSTSLLLSLGSNFSVSAAALSTIEPSPTRDFNPTNLQNSPAHLPEANTKISRKFWSPNLPNLNGKSESNVTSSPVRFDAKERLKRYSVMLRECASKGDVKEGKAIHGNLITSGVELDSHLWVSLINFYAKCRSRFFARKVLAEMPQRDVVSWTALISGFVNEGCGSESVSLYCEMRKENVRANEFALATALKACSMCLNLEFGKQVHVEAIKAGLLLDLFVGSALVDLYARCGEMELAERLFFGMPEKNGVSWNALLNGYAQLGDGKKVLKLFCKMKECETKFSKFTLSTVLKGCANTGSLREGKVLHALALRSGCEIDEFLGCSLVDMYSKCGTVYDALKVFTKIRNPDVVAWSAMITGLDQQGHGQEAAELFHLMRRKGARPNQFTLSSLVSTATNMGDLRYGQSIHGCICKYGFESDNLVSNPLIMMYMKSRCVEDGNKVFEAMTNPDLVSWNALLSGFYDSQTCGRGPRIFYQMLLEGFKPNMFTFISVLRSCSSLLDPEFGKQVHAHIIKNSSDDDDFVGTALVDMYAKARCLEDAGVAFDRLVNRDIFSWTVIISGYAQTDQAEKAVKYFRQMQREGIKPNEYTLASCLSGCSHMATLENGRQLHAVAVKAGHFGDIFVGSALVDLYGKCGCMEHAEAIFKGLISRDIVSWNTIISGYSQHGQGEKALEAFRMMLSEGIMPDEATFIGVLSACSFMGLVEEGKKRFDSMSKIYGINPSIEHYACMVDILGRAGKFNEVKIFIEEMNLTPYSLIWETVLGACKLHGNVDFGEKAAKKLFEMEPMMDSSYILLSNIFASKGRWDDVRNIRALMTSRGIKKEPGCSWVEVDGQVHVFLSQDGSHPKIREIYAKLDKLGQSLMSIGYVPKTEVVLHNVSNKEKMEHLYYHSERLALSFALLSTNAVKPIRIFKNLRICEDCHDFMKLISDITNQEIVVRDIRRFHHFKRGTCSCQDRW from the coding sequence CTATTGAACCCAGCCCCACAAGAGATTTCAATCCCACGAATCTTCAAAACTCGCCGGCTCACCTCCCTGAGGCTAATACAAAGATATCCAGAAAGTTTTGGAGTCCGAATTTGCCTAATCTAAATGGTAAAAGTGAAAGTAACGTAACCAGTAGCCCTGTGAGGTTTGATGCAAAGGAGAGGCTAAAACGATATTCTGTTATGCTGCGTGAGTGTGCTTCAAAAGGGGATGTAAAAGAGGGGAAGGCTATTCATGGGAACTTGATTACAAGTGGAGTGGAGCTAGATTCACATTTGTGGGTTTCTTTGATTAATTTCTACGCAAAATGTAGGAGCCGATTCTTTGCACGCAAGGTGCTTGCTGAAATGCCCCAGCGAGACGTTGTATCATGGACTGCGCTGATTTCTGGATTTGTGAATGAAGGCTGTGGAAGTGAGAGCGTTAGTCTATATTGCGAAATGAGAAAGGAGAATGTAAGGGCCAATGAGTTTGCATTGGCTACTGCATTGAAAGCTTGCTCTATGTGCTTGAATTTAGAGTTTGGAAAGCAGGTCCACGTGGAAGCAATTAAAGCTGGATTGCTATTGGATTTGTTTGTCGGGTCTGCGCTTGTTGACCTTTATGCTAGATGTGGAGAGATGGAACTTGCTGAAAGGTTGTTCTTTGGCATGCCTGAGAAGAATGGCGTGTCGTGGAATGCTCTGCTCAATGGTTATGCTCAACTGGGCGATGGGAAGAAGGTTTTGAAGTTGTTCTGTAAAATGAAAGAGTGTGAAACAAAGTTTAGTAAATTTACTTTGTCTACTGTCTTAAAAGGCTGTGCTAACACAGGGAGTTTAAGAGAAGGCAAAGTACTGCATGCTCTGGCACTCAGAAGTGGGTGTGAGATTGATGAATTTCTGGGTTGCAGTCTTGTTGATATGTATTCAAAGTGTGGGACGGTTTATGATGCATTAAAAGTGTTTACAAAGATAAGAAATCCTGATGTAGTGGCCTGGAGTGCGATGATCACTGGCCTTGATCAGCAAGGCCATGGCCAAGAAGCGGCTGAGTTATTTCATCTGATGAGACGTAAAGGAGCTAGACCTAACCAATTTACCCTTTCTAGTCTTGTTAGCACGGCTACTAATATGGGTGACCTGCGTTATGGTCAAAGCATTCATGGTTGTATATGCAAATACGGGTTTGAATCTGATAATTTAGTCAGCAATCCATTGATCATGATGTACATGAAAAGCAGGTGTGTGGAAGATGGTAACAAGGTGTTTGAGGCAATGACCAATCCAGATTTAGTTTCTTGGAATGCCCTTTTATCTGGATTCTATGACTCACAGACTTGCGGTAGAGGACCAAGAATCTTCTACCAGATGCTCTTGGAAGGTTTCAAGCCTAATATGTTCACATTTATTAGTGTTTTAAGGTCTTGTTCTAGTCTGTTGGATCCAGAGTTTGGAAAGCAAGTACATGCTCATATCATAAAAAACAGCAGTGATGATGATGACTTTGTTGGGACAGCTCTTGTTGACATGTACGCAAAGGCCAGATGCTTGGAAGATGCAGGTGTAGCTTTTGATAGATTGGTTAATCGGGACATTTTCTCTTGGACAGTCATTATTTCTGGTTATGCACAAACTGATCAAGCAGAAAAGGCTGTTAAGTATTTTCGTCAAATGCAAAGAGAGGGTATAAAGCCAAATGAATACACTCTTGCCAGCTGTTTAAGTGGATGTTCCCATATGGCAACCTTGGAAAATGGGCGGCAACTCCACGCTGTGGCAGTTAAGGCTGGGCATTTTGGTGATATATTTGTTGGTAGTGCACTGGTCGATTTGTATGGGAAATGCGGTTGCATGGAACATGCCGAGGCAATTTTTAAAGGCTTGATTTCACGGGATATAGTCTCATGGAACACTATCATATCTGGGTACTCGCAACATGGTCAGGGGGAGAAGGCTCTTGAAGCCTTTAGGATGATGTTATCTGAAGGAATTATGCCTGATGAGGCCACTTTCATTGGTGTTCTTTCTGCTTGCAGTTTCATGGGTTTGGTTGAAGAGGGGAAAAAGCGTTTTGACTCGATGAGTAAAATATATGGGATTAACCCTTCAATTGAGCATTATGCTTGCATGGTTGATATTCTTGGCCGAGCTGGAAAATTCAATGAGGTCAAGATCTTTATTGAGGAAATGAACCTAACCCCCTATTCCCTGATCTGGGAGACTGTTCTTGGGGCTTGCAAATTGCATGGAAATGTTGACTTTGGTGAAAAAGCTGCTAAGAAACTATTTGAAATGGAACCCATGATGGACTCCAGTTATATATTGCTATCAAACATTTTTGCAAGCAAAGGCAGGTGGGATGATGTAAGAAACATCAGAGCATTGATGACCTCGCGAGGCATTAAAAAAGAACCTGGGTGTAGCTGGGTAGAAGTTGATGGTCAAGTTCACGTCTTCTTGTCTCAAGATGGTTCACACCCCAAAATCAGAGAAATTTATGCCAAATTGGACAAGTTGGGGCAAAGTCTGATGTCAATAGGTTATGTGCCAAAAACAGAAGTTGTTCTTCATAATGtctctaacaaagaaaaaatggagCATCTCTACTATCACAGTGAAAGATTGGCTCTTTCCTTTGCTCTTCTAAGCACCAATGCAGTGAAACCAATTCGGATTTTCAAAAATCTAAGAATCTGTGAGGATTGCCATGATTTTATGAAGCTTATCTCTGACATCACAAATCAGGAAATAGTTGTCCGTGACATTAGACGGTTCCACCATTTTAAGAGAGGCACCTGCTCTTGTCAGGATCGTTGGTAA